The Stigmatella ashevillena genomic sequence CTGTCGCTGGACCCGGCGGCGGTGAAGAGCCGCCTGCACCGCGCCCGCGTGATGATCCGCGAATACCTGCTGGCCTGATTCCTCAACCCCTTCTTCTGACCGGAGTCCTTCCATGGCGAACCCCTTGTCCACCCTTGGCATCATCCACACGCTCGTGAGCGTGCCTCCCATCGTCTTCGGCGTCTGGGCCTTCGTGCGTGACGGGCGCATCGACCCGGGGACGCGCGTCGGCAAGGCGTACGTCGCCAGCATGGTGACGTCGGTGGTGACGTCGTTCGGCCTGTCGAGCACGGGCGGCTTCAACCCGGGCCACGCGCTGGGGCTGCTGGCGCTGCTGCTCATGGCGGTGGGTGCGGCGGCTCCGAGCCTGGGCGTGTTCGGCCGCGCCACGGAGTACGTGCGGACCCTCACGTACTCCGCCAGCTTCATGGTGTTGCTGGTGCCGGGCATCAACGAGACGCTGACCCGACTGCCCGCGGGCAGGCCCCTGGCGGACAGCCCCCAGTCCCCGGTGGTGCAGGCGGCCCTGGCGACGTTGCTGGGCCTGTTCCTCTGCGGCGCCACGTACCAGGTGATGCGGCTCCGCGCGCGGACGCAGCCCCGGCCCCACCTTCAGGCGTGAAGCCCGGGGGGCCCAGGTCTGGTGGGGCCCGGCGGGAAGATGAAGGGGCGTGTCGATTCGTGAGCCCCTGATTCGACGTGGGGGAGAAGGCCCGCGTTTTCACCTGAACGGAGCACGCCATGGACACCACCCTTTCCTCATCTCCACGGGGCGAGCCTCCGCATGGGAGCGGGGAGGATCCTCGAACACCTCGGTGTTCCTGGCGGCTGGCGCAAGGCAGACGAGGCCCGGCTCCGTCAAACCGGCCTCCCATTTTTCTTATGCTCGGCACCACTGGGTGAGCGCGTCACGCAGCCCCGAATCCGTGCCGTCTCCCACCCACGCGACATGGCCATCGGGCCGAACCAGAACGGCCGAGGGCGCAGCGACCGCACCGAACACCGGGAGTTCCCACGCGCCCGTGTATCGGGCATCGATCCGCCGAACCTGCTCCACCCACGGAGTGATGTCGAAGGCGCCCGGCTCGCCGAGGTTGAGGAAGACCGGTCGGGCCTCGTGCAGCAGCGAGAACACGCGCTTCGGACCGCTCTCCGTGCTCAGCTCGAGGTCGGGCATGCGGCGCCCGAGCAGTGGGTGCCCCGCACCGAGATCGTAGTGGACGTCGAGGCCCGACATCATCGCGGCGTACTGCTTGCGAGGCTGCTCCATCTTCAGCAGCTCGACCATGTTCTCGCGCAGGGCCTCGGTGCGATCGTCGCCGCGGCCGAGCGCGATCTGGGCCATCGTCAGGCGGAGCACGCGGGCACCGATGGGGTACCGCTCGGCGTGGTAGGTGTCAAGGAGGGTCTCCGGCGAGATGCCCTTTACCACCTGCGCGAGCTTCCAGCCGAGATTCACTGCGTCCTGCACGCCGATGTTGAGTCCCTGTCCGCCCGTGGGGGCATGCACGTGCGCTGCGTCGCCGGCGAGGAGCACCCGTCGCTCCCGGTAGGACGCCGCCTGCCGAGCCAGGTCGGAGAATCGGGAGAGCCAGGTCGGATTGCGAACACCGAAGTCGGTCCCGTAGACCGCAATCAGCGCCGCGCGCAGATCATCCAGGGTCGGCTCGATTCTGTTGCCGACCTGCGGCTCGACCAGCACGACGCTGGCGCGCTTCCCGTCGTCGAGCTTGCCGATGGCGTTGACGCCCTTCTCTCCACGGCGGATGCCCCACGCGGGCTCCTCGGTCATCTCGACCTCGGCGATGAGGAAGCTGGTCGACGCGTCCCAGCCGGGGAACTCGATCCC encodes the following:
- a CDS encoding FAD-dependent monooxygenase; the encoded protein is MHNESGRSVAMNNHAVLIAGGGPTGLMLAAELALAGIDVAVVERRVNQELPGSRAGGLHARTIEVFDQRGVAERFLSQGQIMQVAGFSFIPLDISDFPTRHNYGLALRQARIERIMAEWVAELPVTFYRGREVTGFAQDDIGVDVELSDGASLRATYLVGCDGGRSLIRKMAGIEFPGWDASTSFLIAEVEMTEEPAWGIRRGEKGVNAIGKLDDGKRASVVLVEPQVGNRIEPTLDDLRAALIAVYGTDFGVRNPTWLSRFSDLARQAASYRERRVLLAGDAAHVHAPTGGQGLNIGVQDAVNLGWKLAQVVKGISPETLLDTYHAERYPIGARVLRLTMAQIALGRGDDRTEALRENMVELLKMEQPRKQYAAMMSGLDVHYDLGAGHPLLGRRMPDLELSTESGPKRVFSLLHEARPVFLNLGEPGAFDITPWVEQVRRIDARYTGAWELPVFGAVAAPSAVLVRPDGHVAWVGDGTDSGLRDALTQWCRA